AGTCCAATATAAAACAAAAACTGCGTAGCAGTTTAACCTCATTAGAAAAAAGTAAAGCAATATAAAAATGCCGCGTAGTGGTATAACCTTTTATAGTTAGTTTTTGGACTAATTTGTATTAGCTAATGGTATAAGTAGTAAAGCGTGGCGTAGCCATGCAACCTTAAAAACAAACAAAATGAAAAACTATATTTTCTAATGCGTAATTTGGGTTTATTGTGTAAGGAAACTTCCGACAGCACAGGGAAAATCAATGCGTCCATTGCGAAATTTTGAGAGGAACGAACAAAATTGTGGCAATCTCAAACTATGTGTATCGATCTAAAAAAGTTTACAGTTATTTAGTAAGGACACGAACCATGGCGTAGCTATTTATTGTCGGAAGGAAACTTCCGACAGCACAAGGAATGTAATGACTAATTTATCGGGCGAAGAGCAACGCCCATTGGGCAGCGTACAATGTCAGCTCGGCACAGTTGTTTGCCCACTTGGCAACCTTTAGTTCTGACTTGGCTTGACAGTTTGCCCTGTGGGCATGATGCAATGCCTATAAGGCAGAGGGCATTGCCCGTTGGGCACAGCTTAATGCCTGCTGGGCATAGAGCATTGCCCAGTTAAGAACACTTTGCTATTGCTTAATGTAATGATTAATTTATTGGGCGAAGAGCAATGTCCGTTGGGCAGTGTGCAATGTTAGCTGGGCATAGTTGTTTGCCCAGTTGGCGACACTTCGTTATCACTCCCTGTAACGGTTTGCTGGCTGATGTTGTTTGTGTAGACACGAACCATGGCGTACCTCTTTTTCTCGTCTATACTGAGTGAGGTACTTACTCGTCATGTTGAGCGAGGTACGAGCGAAACATCCCCTTATTAATCGAAGGAGACGCTTCGTTGCACTCAGCGTAGACGAATGTATCGTCCTAAAAAAAGTTTACAGTTGTTTCGTGCGGACACGAACCATGGTGTAGCTATTTATTGTCGGAAGGAAACTTCCGACAGCACAAGAATCACTCAGTGTAACGCTTTGCTTGTTTCTCAACCAGCCCAGTTGGCTCTGTCTAAGCTTCTAAATTGTATGGCTTCGGCGATGTGTTTCGTAGAAATATTTTCGGTATGGTCTAAATCGGCAATGGTTCTTGCTACTTTTATAATTCTGTCATAAGCTCTTGCACTCAACTGTAATTTACTCATTGCTTGATTAAGTATTGCTTGTACATTGTCATCAAGTGTACAATATTTTCTAGTTTGTGTAGCACTCATTTGTGCATTACAATAGATATTTTCTGTATCAAATCGTTCTGTCTGAATTTTTCTAGCAGCTATGACTCTTGCTTGTATCATTTTACTCGATTCTCCTTTTTCATTATTCGTTAATTCGTTCAAAGCAACAGGAATAACTTCTACATGTAAATCAATTCTATCTAATAATGGTCCTGAAATTTTGTTGAGATATTTTTGTACAGCACCAGGCGGACAAGTACACGATTTAATAGGATGATTGTAATATCCGCAGCTACAAGGATTCATACTGCCTGCTAAAACAAATCGACTATCGAAGTCTACTGCAATCTTTGCTCTTGAAATGGTTACTTTTCCATCTTCCATTGGCTGACGCATCACTTCTAATACACTGCGTTTAAATTCTGGCAATTCATCTAAAAATAAAACACCATTATGTGCTAAAGAAATTTCGCCAGGTTGCGGATAGCTTCCACCACCAACTAAAGCTACATCTGAAACAGTATGATGTGGTGCTCTAAAAGGTCGTTCTCTTATAATGGCTGTATCTCCGTTTAATTGTCCAGCTACCGAATGGATTTTAGTGGTTTCTAAAGCTTCTCTAATGGTTAAAGGTGGCAAAATAGAAGGCAAGCGTTTGGCGAGCATGGTTTTACCAGCACCAGGCGGACCAATTAAAATAATATTATGTCCACCAGCTGCAGCAACTTCTAAAGCTCGTTTAATATTTTCTTGTCCTTTTACATCTGCAAAATCAATATCTAAGCCATTGGTATTACTATGATAGTTAAAATCTATATCGCTTTTGGTTGTACTAAACTCCATATCACCAGATAAAAAATGTACCACTTCATTGATGTGTTCCATGCCATAGACTTTAATGCCTTCTACTACAGCTGCTTCTTTAGCATTTTGTTTTGGTAAAATGATGCCTTCAAAACCGTCTCGTTTTGCTTGTAATGCAATAGGTAAAGTTCCTCTTATTGGTTGAAGTATGCCATCTAAAGATAATTCACCCATTATAATGTATTTTGATAGTAAATCGGTGTGCAATTGTTCAGAAGCAACTAAAATACCAATAGCAATAGGTAAATCGTAGGCAGAACCTTCTTTTCTAATATCTGCTGGAGATAAATTGATAATAATTTTAGTTCTTGGCATTCTGTAAAAGTTATGTGTTAATGCACTTTCTACTCTACTCCAACTTTCTTTAATAGCATTATCAGGCAATCCTACTAAAAAATACTTGGTGCCTTTGCATACATTTACTTCTACTGTAATAGGCACAGCATCTACACCATAAACAGCACTACCATAAGCTTTTACTAACATTTTTATTAATAAGACGCAGAATAGTGTGTTTTTCCATAAATAAATTTACTAACAATAGTGAAATACTTCTTTGGTTAAGAGTTTTCATTTTATTATACATTTACACCAAACACCATTTATGTTTATTGATTTTGTTGCTCCTTTAGATGACACTACTATTCAAGAATTACAGCGTTCTAATCCTAATAAAAAACAGAGTATTGTACCGTATTACGATGGAATGCCTCTTGATGCTTTTAGCATTGCGATGGTTGGTATTAATGATTATAATAGACATGAAGCGTTTAAAGGTGTGGAAAATGCGAGTAGCAGTGTTAGGAGAGTACTTTACCAATATGAACAGTTTACAAATGGTGTTCAACTGTTAGATTTAGGAAATATTATAGCTGGCGAAACATTTAATGATTCGTTGGTTGCACTTAGAGAAGTGATTAAAGATTGTATTAAAAATAATATTATACTAATTATTATTGGTGGAGATAATGAATGTGTGAAAGCACAATATGAAGCCATGAAAATTTTTGAAGCACCAATAAAAGTAGCTTATGTTTCTTCTAACAATAAAATATATATTGATAATAATTATATAAAATTATTTTTGAATGATGTTGATTTAAACGCATTACATTTTATAGCGTTACAATCGTATATGTATAGAAGCGATTTTTTTAGTGCATTAGATGATAGTAAATTGAAACAGCTTAGAGTTGGTAAAATTAGAGCTAATTTATATGAAGCAGAACCTTTAATTAGAGAAGCAGATTTAATGGCTTTTGATATTAGTGCCATTCGATTTTCTGATGCACCTGCACAGTTAATGCCATCGCCAAATGGTTTGTTTGGTGATGAAGCTTGTGCTATTGCAAAGTTTGCTGGTATGAGTGAGTTTATAAATAGTTTTGGAATTTATAATTATTTTCCTAATAATGACAAACATTTAGTTACAGCACAACAAATTGCTCAGATGATTTGGTATTTTATGGAAGGAGTTTCTGTGAGAACAAAAGATTACCCAATTACAGATATGAACCAGTTTGACCAATTTACTATACACCATGATGATATGCCTAATGATTTAGTTTTCTTAAGAAGTAAGAAAACAGAACGCTGGTGGATGCAAATTTTTACAGAGCATAATGGCATTCAGAAACACGAGTTGATACCTTGTACTTATCAAGATTATTTATTGGCAAAGCAATTAGAAATTCCAG
Above is a genomic segment from Chitinophagales bacterium containing:
- a CDS encoding YifB family Mg chelatase-like AAA ATPase; the encoded protein is MLVKAYGSAVYGVDAVPITVEVNVCKGTKYFLVGLPDNAIKESWSRVESALTHNFYRMPRTKIIINLSPADIRKEGSAYDLPIAIGILVASEQLHTDLLSKYIIMGELSLDGILQPIRGTLPIALQAKRDGFEGIILPKQNAKEAAVVEGIKVYGMEHINEVVHFLSGDMEFSTTKSDIDFNYHSNTNGLDIDFADVKGQENIKRALEVAAAGGHNIILIGPPGAGKTMLAKRLPSILPPLTIREALETTKIHSVAGQLNGDTAIIRERPFRAPHHTVSDVALVGGGSYPQPGEISLAHNGVLFLDELPEFKRSVLEVMRQPMEDGKVTISRAKIAVDFDSRFVLAGSMNPCSCGYYNHPIKSCTCPPGAVQKYLNKISGPLLDRIDLHVEVIPVALNELTNNEKGESSKMIQARVIAARKIQTERFDTENIYCNAQMSATQTRKYCTLDDNVQAILNQAMSKLQLSARAYDRIIKVARTIADLDHTENISTKHIAEAIQFRSLDRANWAG